CGCCGGTGAGAGCCGCGTCGTCGTCCGACATGTCGCGGCTGCTCCGGCGGTCGACGTGCGCGCCGGCGGCAAGGTCGTGCTGTCGGACGTGACCAACCCGAACGAGGGCTCCCTGACCGTGCCGGCCGGCACCGTCTCGGCGGACGTCACCCTCGCCGGTACCGACACCGTGGTCATCGGGCCGGCCGACCTGAAGCTGGCCGAAGGCACCGCGACCTTCGTGCACGCCGTCGGCAGCGCCGACAAGGGCACCCTGGGTCTGGTTTCCTTCACCGTCAGCGGCCTGCACTCGGCGCCGGGCGGCGTTCCCGCCGGCACCGGCCCGGCCGACAACGCCTGGGCCCTGCCGCTCGCCGGTGTCGTCCTGGTCGGCGGCGTCGCCCTGCTGCTGACCAGCGGTCGCCGTCTGCGGGCCGACAAGTCCTGATCACCGGGATCTGAAGGTCTGTTCACCGCATGAGCACCGATGAGCGCCGGTCCCGCCGCCCCGCCCTGCTGGGTGTGGCAGCGGGACTGGCGCTCATTCTTCTCGCCCCCCTGGTCTGGTGGGGGCTGCAGCCCAGTGCAGCCGGGCAGCAGGTGAGCACCGTCAATGTGGCCGCAGCCGAGCAGTTGGCCGGCTCGCAAGCCGTCACACCGTTCTCGGCACCCCCGTCGACCGTGCTCGATCCGAGCATGCCGCCGGCTCCGGCTGCCGATTCGCCGCCCTCGGCCGAGCTCTCCGCCGGCACGGGATCCGCCGCCGAGCCCGCTCCGCCGTCGGAGACAGCCACCGCGGCATCGGTATCCCCCCCGCTCGCCGACCCCGTCTCACTGTCGTTGCCGACCCTGGGCGTCGACGCCACCGTCGTCCCCGTCGGGGTCACCACCAACGGGGAGATGGAGGTCCCTCGTGACGTCGGCACGGTCGGCTGGTACCGGTTCGGTCCGGCCCCCGGCGCTTCGGCCGGTTCCGCCGTCATCACCGGCCACGTCGACGACGTGAACCAGGGCACCGGCGCGTTCGCCCGCCTGGGCGACCTGCAGCCGGGCGATCCGCTGTCGGTCGTCGACGTCGACGGCCGCACGTTGTCCTACACCGTGCTGGCCCGGGAACAGTGGCCCAAGTCGCAGGTCCCGCTGGAGCGGCTGTTCGACCGCGGCGGCGAACCGCGACTGGTCCTCATCACCTGCGGCGGGGCGTTCGACGACAACGTCCTGGGCTACGACGACAACATCGCGATCACGGCGGTTCGGGTCGGCTGAATGCCGCCACCCGGTCGAATTCTTCGCCTCACGGCCCCCCGCGCACGCGAAGTGGCCCGGATTCCCTTTAGGCTCGGGTGGTGTCCGATCCCCACGTCGTCGCTGCGGGGGTCTCACCCGATCCCGAGGACGGAGACGGACGCACCCAGCAGGACGCTCCTCCCGATCGCCCGTGCCCGGACGGCCAGCGGCCGACGGACGCGGAGCGGGAAGCAGCGGAGGCCCAGCGGGCCGCGGACACCGAGTGGGCGGTGCGTTTCCGGGACGGGGACGAGACCGCGTTGCGGTGGGCGTTCGACCGCTACGGCGGGATGGTGCTGCGGCTGGCCCGCCTCCGTCTCGGAGACCCGTTCGACGCCGAGGAACTGGTCCAGCAGGTGTACGTGCGGGCCTGGCGCGGCCGTCAGGGCTTCGACCCCGAACGCGGCACCCTGGCCTCCTGGTTGATGGGGATCGCCCGCCGTCAGGTGGCCGATCGGTATGCCGCACTGGACCGGGACCGAAAGATCCTGGCCGCTGCGCAACAAGTTGCCCCACCCGCGACGAACCCGAGAGCAACCGAAGACGTCGTTGACCGGGTAGTCATCACCGATGAGATAGCTCGGTTACCGGAGCAGCAGCGTCTGGTGCTGCAATTGGCGTTCTACGGGAGATTGACCCACTCGGAGATCGCCGACCGAACCGGACTACCGATCGGCACCGTGAAGAGCCACATCCGGCGGGCTCTGCTTCGACTCCGCGCAGCGTGGGGGGTGGACGGCCTTGGCTGACGACGCCTGGGACGAGCGTCTTCCCAGCGACCCCTCGGTCTGGTCGACGCTCTTCCCCGAGTGCACCAGCGAGCACCACCCGCTGGTCGACGACCTCGCGCTCGTCGCGGTCGGTGAGCGTCTGACTCCCGACCTGGAACAGCACATCCTGGACTGCCCGCCCTGTCTGCACGCCGCGTCGGCCTGGGTGGAACTGGCCGACCTGGCCGCCTTCGGCAATTCCACGGCCGACGTGCCCCCACCCGGTGGCGGGGTGTGGGCGGCGATCGGCTCCGAGCTCGACCTCACTCCCTCCGGGCCGGGACCCGGCGGTCCGGCACTGGGATCGGGCTCCCGGACGGACCCGGTGGGCGTGGGCCGGCCCGCCACGGGTCGCACTGCCCCCCCGGAGCCGGTATCCGGCGCGTCGGTCGCCGGGGCCGAGGCGACCGTGGTGCCGCTGTCCTCCCGCCGTCCGGCTCGGCGCTGGCTGGTGCCGGCGGCCGCCGCCGCGGCGGGTGTCGCGCTGGCCATCGGGGCGGCCGTGGTGGGGCAGCAACCCGACGCCGGCGAACTGCGGGCCGTGGCCGATCTGACGATCGTCCCCGGTGGCCCGGCGACCAGCGGCAGTCGCGGTGCGGCCGAGCTGATGGCGACACCGCAGGCGCAGATGGTGCGGGTCTCCGTCGACGACCTCCCGGCGGGCGCCAACTCCTACGAGGTGTGGTTGTTCGACGGCACGGGCGCCATGGTCTCGCTCGGTTTCCTGCGCGACGGTCAGGGCGTCTTCGCCGTGCCGGCCGGGGTGGACGTGAGCACGTTCAACACCGTCGACGTCTCGGACGAGCCCGGGGACGGCAACCCGGCGCACTCCGGCGTCAGCGTCGTGCGCGGCACCTTTGTCTGAGCCGGGCGGCTGCTCCGGTCACGGTGTCCCGGCGGCGACCCGCTCGGCGATCGCGAGGGTCGCCGCATCGAACAGGACCAGGACGGCCCGTTCCACCGCCGTGTCGCTCGATCGCAGCACGGACAGCGCCTGGCGCACCGCATCGTCCTTGGGCCACCGGTAGACCCCGGCCGAGACGAGTGGGAACGCGACCGTTCGGGCGCCGAGCTGGTCGGCGACGGCCAGGCTGCGCTGGTAGCAGGACCGCAGCAGCGGCGACTTGTCCTTCGTCTTCGCCCACGTGGGGCCCACGGTGTGGATCACCCAACGGGCGGGGAGCCGCCCCGCGGTCGTGGCCACCGCCTCGCCGGTCGGCAGCCCGTCCGGGTACTGCTCGGACCGGATGCGTCGGCATTCGGCCAGGATGTCCGGCCCGCCGCGGCGGTGAATGGCACCATCCACTCCCCCGCCACCGAGCAGGGAATGGTTGGCCGCGTTCACGATCGCGTCGACCCGCTGCCCGGTGATGTCGCCCTGGACGAGTTCGGTGGTCGCGGCCATGAGTGCTTGCGTACCGTGCCCGGGCCCGGATCAAACCCCGGTCAGCCGCGGGCCGCGGCCTCCAGGTCGGCGACGATCAGCTTGCGCATCCGGAGCATCGCCTGCATCACCCGGGCCACCACCTGCGGATCCGGATCGGCCTGCAGCCGGACCAGTTCGACCGGGACGATCTGCCAGGACACCCCGAACCGGTCCTTGAGCCAGCCGCACTGACTGGGCGAACCGCCCTCGGCCAGCAACGCCTCCCACAGCCGGTCGACCTCGGCCTGGCCGCCGTCCACCGTGACCGACAGGGAGAACGCCTCGTCGAGACGGAAGTGCGGGCCGCCGTTGAGCAGTTGCAGCGGCAGCCCGGCGACCACCAGGTCGGCGGTCATCGCCATGCCAGCGGGCAGTGGCGACCCCTCCGGGTAGTGGGTGACGGCGACGATCCGCGAGTCCGGGAACAGGCCGACGTAGAACTCGGCGGCCTCGGTGATGCGGCCGTCGAACCACAGGCACGGGGTGATGGTGCTCATCGCTGACTCCTCGCTGGCGGAACATCTGTCATCGGGGCAGACCGTGCGCGGCCGGGGAAGTCATCGGGTGGGGTCAGTCCGGCCGGCGGCGCAGCCCCCGAAAGCCGAGCCACCCGACCACCCCGGCCAGGCTCAGCACGATCGCCCCTTCGGTGGCCTGGAACCGCAGCCACTGTCCACCGGCGTGGAAGACGGTGACCTCGTCGACGTAACCGTCGGACACCAGGCAGCGCTCCCAGAAGGTGTCGAACGGTTCCTCCGGCACGTCGCCGGCGCAGCGGATGGCCGAGGAATCCATGGATCGCCCGTCCGGAGCCACGTAGCTGACGTCGAGCTCCCACGCCGAGCCGTTCGTTTCAGCCGTGGGCGACGTCCCGTCCGCACGGATGTCCGTCAGCGGTCGGACGACCGTCGTCGGTTCGGCGTAGTGGGAGCGCACCGAGGCCAGGCCGACGAGCACCAGCAGGGCACACCCGACGACCGACCCCACGAGGGCGACGATGGTGGCGCGGCGCCAGGCCCCCAGAGCCGCGCTCACCACGAACGCGAGCAGGAAGAAGGCGCCCAGGACCGGGCCGCTGGTCTCGAAGAACGGGGTGGTCATGGCGCTGCGCAGGAACGGCTGTACCGGCTCGAATGCCCAGCGGGCGAGCAGGCCGACACCGGCCCAGGCGAGGGCCAACGGCCCGGCGAGCAGGGCCAGCGTCGTCAGCCACCACCGCCTGGTCGTCACCCCCTGGGTCAGGGCCAGCGCGAGAGTCCCCCGCTCGGCCTCCCGGGCCACGCCCAACGCACCCAGGAGCGCACCCGTCGCCGTGGGCAGCACCAGCAGGACGAGCGTCACCATCGGGATCAGGTCACCGATGCGCAGGCCGGCCACGATCAGTCCCGCGCACCCGCTGACATCGGAACACCATCGGCCGTCCGCGACGTCGCCGACAGCGGAACGGAATGCGAGAAGCCCGGCCGTCAACAGCAGGACGGTTCCAGCCACCGCGAGCAGGGCGAAGCGATGAACCCGCCAGACCATCCACACCGCTGACGGTGGGCGCGTCACCGAACCGTCCGGCGGGGCATC
This window of the Nakamurella flava genome carries:
- a CDS encoding class F sortase, giving the protein MSTDERRSRRPALLGVAAGLALILLAPLVWWGLQPSAAGQQVSTVNVAAAEQLAGSQAVTPFSAPPSTVLDPSMPPAPAADSPPSAELSAGTGSAAEPAPPSETATAASVSPPLADPVSLSLPTLGVDATVVPVGVTTNGEMEVPRDVGTVGWYRFGPAPGASAGSAVITGHVDDVNQGTGAFARLGDLQPGDPLSVVDVDGRTLSYTVLAREQWPKSQVPLERLFDRGGEPRLVLITCGGAFDDNVLGYDDNIAITAVRVG
- a CDS encoding RNA polymerase sigma factor, with the protein product MSDPHVVAAGVSPDPEDGDGRTQQDAPPDRPCPDGQRPTDAEREAAEAQRAADTEWAVRFRDGDETALRWAFDRYGGMVLRLARLRLGDPFDAEELVQQVYVRAWRGRQGFDPERGTLASWLMGIARRQVADRYAALDRDRKILAAAQQVAPPATNPRATEDVVDRVVITDEIARLPEQQRLVLQLAFYGRLTHSEIADRTGLPIGTVKSHIRRALLRLRAAWGVDGLG
- a CDS encoding DUF4397 domain-containing protein — encoded protein: MKRVLAATAVGGLALATAFLGAASASAADTATVYVVHGIPDTPVDVYVNGERTLDDFQPETVAGPLDLPAGSYKVDITAADAADDSSPLLSTTADLKGGDNVSLVANLDTSGNPTVNAFVNDVSSVGAGESRVVVRHVAAAPAVDVRAGGKVVLSDVTNPNEGSLTVPAGTVSADVTLAGTDTVVIGPADLKLAEGTATFVHAVGSADKGTLGLVSFTVSGLHSAPGGVPAGTGPADNAWALPLAGVVLVGGVALLLTSGRRLRADKS
- a CDS encoding VOC family protein, which codes for MSTITPCLWFDGRITEAAEFYVGLFPDSRIVAVTHYPEGSPLPAGMAMTADLVVAGLPLQLLNGGPHFRLDEAFSLSVTVDGGQAEVDRLWEALLAEGGSPSQCGWLKDRFGVSWQIVPVELVRLQADPDPQVVARVMQAMLRMRKLIVADLEAAARG
- a CDS encoding O-acetyl-ADP-ribose deacetylase, producing MAATTELVQGDITGQRVDAIVNAANHSLLGGGGVDGAIHRRGGPDILAECRRIRSEQYPDGLPTGEAVATTAGRLPARWVIHTVGPTWAKTKDKSPLLRSCYQRSLAVADQLGARTVAFPLVSAGVYRWPKDDAVRQALSVLRSSDTAVERAVLVLFDAATLAIAERVAAGTP
- a CDS encoding anti-sigma factor; the protein is MADDAWDERLPSDPSVWSTLFPECTSEHHPLVDDLALVAVGERLTPDLEQHILDCPPCLHAASAWVELADLAAFGNSTADVPPPGGGVWAAIGSELDLTPSGPGPGGPALGSGSRTDPVGVGRPATGRTAPPEPVSGASVAGAEATVVPLSSRRPARRWLVPAAAAAAGVALAIGAAVVGQQPDAGELRAVADLTIVPGGPATSGSRGAAELMATPQAQMVRVSVDDLPAGANSYEVWLFDGTGAMVSLGFLRDGQGVFAVPAGVDVSTFNTVDVSDEPGDGNPAHSGVSVVRGTFV